The following coding sequences lie in one Vibrio casei genomic window:
- the zur gene encoding zinc uptake transcriptional repressor Zur, which yields MKAEILNKRLIQQVTDLCQQRGVRLTSQRQQVLELIWQQKGSSTAYELLDKLKQTEPQAKPPTVYRALEFLLEQGFIHRVESTNSFVSCCFFDEHDCHGSNKHFSHLLICDQCGDVSELQDEALIELLTKNIAQHGFKLTNHVIETHGICQNCQSS from the coding sequence ATTAAGGCTGAAATTTTGAATAAACGTTTGATCCAACAAGTCACGGACCTTTGCCAACAACGAGGGGTTCGCCTCACCTCGCAGCGTCAACAAGTGCTTGAATTAATTTGGCAACAAAAAGGCTCTTCGACGGCTTATGAGTTACTCGATAAACTCAAACAAACCGAACCTCAAGCAAAGCCACCGACAGTTTATCGCGCATTAGAGTTTTTGCTTGAGCAGGGATTTATTCATAGGGTGGAATCAACCAATAGTTTTGTATCATGCTGTTTTTTTGATGAGCATGATTGTCACGGTAGTAATAAACACTTTTCACACTTACTGATTTGTGACCAATGTGGTGATGTCAGTGAGCTTCAAGATGAAGCCTTGATTGAATTGCTGACCAAAAATATAGCTCAGCATGGATTTAAACTCACTAACCATGTCATCGAAACACATGGAATTTGCCAAAACTGTCAATCTAGCTAG
- a CDS encoding DNA-methyltransferase → MQTNSLRNGQLKLVHFDCLPYLKTLPSNCIDLILTDPPYFQVKKNAWDNQWPDVGTFLAWLDEILVELWRVLKPSGSLYLFCGSKLAADTELLIRSRFEVFNHIVWAKPSGVWKGTHKPHLRSFFPSTERIIFAGHYGSEGFAKGGNQYATKCTELKQKVFKPLIDYFKNAKEALQVSAKEINKVTGTQMCSHWFSYSQWKLPTEEQYQQLQALFSQKSNALSRTHSELTNEYQALNRQYANLLKDYDDLKAEYETLRRPFSVTDEVPYTDVWTFAPVQYYSGKHPCEKPADLLEHIITTSSREGAVVLDAFMGSGSTGKACLKLNRKFVGIEMEEETYSETVKQLS, encoded by the coding sequence ATGCAAACTAACTCGCTGCGCAATGGTCAATTGAAACTGGTTCACTTTGACTGCCTACCCTACCTAAAAACTTTACCAAGTAATTGTATTGATCTGATACTTACCGACCCACCCTATTTTCAAGTTAAAAAGAATGCCTGGGATAACCAGTGGCCTGATGTTGGAACCTTTCTAGCCTGGCTAGATGAAATTCTCGTCGAACTTTGGCGCGTATTAAAACCTTCTGGAAGTTTATATCTGTTCTGTGGCTCAAAACTGGCCGCCGATACTGAACTGCTTATACGTTCTCGTTTTGAGGTTTTTAATCATATCGTGTGGGCCAAACCATCAGGCGTATGGAAGGGAACTCATAAACCGCATTTGCGATCGTTTTTCCCGTCAACCGAACGCATTATTTTTGCAGGTCACTATGGTTCAGAAGGATTTGCCAAAGGCGGTAATCAATACGCCACTAAATGCACCGAACTCAAGCAGAAGGTATTTAAGCCATTAATTGATTACTTTAAAAATGCAAAAGAAGCGCTGCAGGTATCTGCAAAAGAAATTAATAAAGTCACTGGTACTCAAATGTGTTCGCATTGGTTTTCGTACAGCCAATGGAAGTTACCAACCGAGGAGCAATACCAACAGCTACAGGCGCTATTCTCACAAAAAAGTAATGCCTTATCACGAACCCATTCAGAGCTTACAAACGAGTACCAGGCATTAAATCGTCAATACGCTAATTTGCTTAAAGACTATGATGACCTAAAAGCTGAATATGAAACATTGCGCCGACCATTTAGCGTCACCGATGAGGTGCCCTATACTGATGTCTGGACATTCGCACCAGTACAATATTATTCAGGTAAACACCCATGCGAAAAGCCGGCTGATTTACTGGAGCACATCATCACTACCAGTAGCCGTGAAGGCGCGGTTGTCCTCGATGCCTTTATGGGTTCGGGATCCACTGGAAAAGCGTGTTTGAAGCTCAATAGGAAGTTTGTTGGAATAGAAATGGAAGAAGAAACTTATTCTGAAACGGTGAAGCAATTAAGCTAA